The proteins below are encoded in one region of Syngnathus acus chromosome 2, fSynAcu1.2, whole genome shotgun sequence:
- the adrm1 gene encoding proteasomal ubiquitin receptor ADRM1 isoform X2, translated as MASGALFPSMVSGTRGSSSKYLVEFRAGKMTMKGSTVTPDKRKGQVYIQQTDDSLIHFCWKDRTTGNVDDDLIIFPDDCEFKRVSQCTTGRVYVLKFKAGSKRLFFWMQEAKTDKDEEYCRKVNEYLNNPPMPGALGSGSSGGHDLSALGGEGGLQSLLGNMSHNQLMQLIGPAGLGGIGGLGALAGPGLANLLGSSSSSSSSVPAASNSSTSQSTVVTPTSTSATSRLGSSQTSTVPVNPSAATAASPPASTPPTPTPAASSLAAAAGAAASNPTQPIQLRDLQSILATMNVPAGGTGDLATALTPEVMAPILANPEVQQRLLPFLPSGESLLQSTDELHNTLSSPQFQQAMSMFSSALASGQLGPLMNQFGLPTEAVDAANNGDLEAFAKAMETETKSEQDGDSKDKKDDDEDMSLD; from the exons aTGGCTTCTGGAGCTTTGTTCCCCAGCATGGTATCTGGCACTCGTGGCTCCTCCAGCAAGTACCTGGTGGAGTTTCGAGCTGGTAAGATGACCATGAAGGGCAGCACGGTGACGCCCGACAAGCGCAAAGGTCAAGTCTACATCCAGCAGACGGACGACTCCCTCATCCATTTCTGCTGGAAGGATCGCACCACCGGCAATGTGGACGAT GACCTGATCATCTTCCCCGATGACTGCGAATTCAAACGGGTCAGCCAGTGCACCACCGGACGTGTCTATGTGCTAAAGTTCAAAGCTGGCTCCAAAAGACTTTTCTTCTGGATGCAG GAGGCTAAGACTGACAAGGATGAGGAGTACTGTCGCAAAGTGAACGAGTATCTCAACAACCCGCCCATGcctggcgcactgggtagcggCAGCAGTGGAGGACATGATCTGTCCGCTCTTGGAG GCGAGGGTGGTCTGCAGAGCCTTCTGGGTAATATGAGCCACAACCAGCTCATGCAACTGATCGGACCAGCCGGACTCGGCGGCATCG GCGGTCTTGGCGCACTCGCCGGCCCAGGGTTAGCTAACCTCTTGggcagcagtagcagcagcagcagtagcgtTCCAGCTGCCAGCAACTCCTCCACGAG CCAATCTACTGTGGTCACGCCCACCTCGACCTCCGCCACCAGTCGCCTCGGCTCCTCTCAGACATCTACCGTGCCTGTCAACCCGTCCGCCGCCACTGCAGCCTCCCCGCCTGCGAGCACCCCGCCCACGCCCACACCTGCTGCGTCGTCCTTGGCTGCAGCGGCGGGGGCTGCAGCAAGTAACCCCACGCAGCCCATCCAGCTGAGAGACCTGCAGAGCATCCTGGCGACCATGAATGTGCCTGCCGGTGGCACAGGAG ACCTAGCTACTGCCCTGACTCCAGAGGTGATGGCTCCTATCCTGGCCAACCCTGAGGTGCAGCAGAGGCTTCTTCCTTTCCTCCCCAGTGGGGAGTCACTGCTCCAGAGCACAGACGAGCTCCACAACACGCTCAGCTCACCGCAGTTTCAGCAG GCCATGAGCATGTTTAGCAGTGCTCTGGCATCAGGGCAGTTGGGGCCACTGATGAACCAGTTCGGGTTACCCACAGAGGCTGTGGATGCTGCCAACAATGGAG ATCTGGAAGCATTTGCAAAAGCAATGGAGACAGAAACAAAGTCCGAGCAGGACGGAGACTCCAAAGACAAAAAGGATGACGATGAGGACATGAgcttggattaa
- the LOC119136224 gene encoding oxysterol-binding protein-related protein 2-like codes for MNSEEEFYDAETGLESDDSLEVSFQDALVFDSSNQVTDGSAAEYNGVWQRRKTLPAEMITRSNLSVTSILKKCIGMELSKIAMPIVFNEPLSFLQRLSEYMEHTHLIHRACTLPDSIERMQVVAAFAVSAVASQWERTGKPFNPLLGETFELTREEDGYRLISEQVSHHPPVSAFHAESLKQEFAFHGSVYPKLTFWGKSVEAVPKGTMTLELFKHKEAYTWTNPMCCVHNVIIGKIWIEQYGTVEIVNHSTGEKCVLNFKPGGMFGKELHKVEGHIQDSRKKKRRVIYGKWTECMYSVEPKVYEAYKKSDKKAGADSKKLKQEHSSEDKNAVQETVTVIPGSALLWRISPRPAHSAQMYNFTNFAVTLNELEPGMERLLAPTDCRQRPDIRAMERGDIDMASAEKERLEEKQRTARRERSKDEEEWSTRWFQLGANPHTGAEDWLYKGGYFDRNFDDCPDIY; via the exons ATGAACAGCGAGGAGGAGTTTTACGACGCCGAGACAG GGCTCGAGTCGGATGATTCCTTGGAGGTTAGTTTCCAGGACGCTCTGGTGTTCGATAGCAGCAACCAGGTCACCGATGGCTCCGCTGCAGAGTATAATGGAGTGTGGCAGCGTAG AAAAACCCTGCCTGCTGAAATGATCACCAGAAGCAATCTCAGTGTGACAAGCATACTGAAAAAATGCATCGGGATG GAGCTGTCCAAAATAGCCATGCCAATTGTGTTTAATGAGCCACTGAGCTTCCTCCAGAGACTCTCGGAGTACATGGAACATACTCATCTTATCCACAGAGCCTGCACATTGCCTGACTCCATAGAGCGCATGCAG GTTGTTGCTGCTTTTGCAGTTTCAGCTGTAGCATCTCAATGGGAACGGACTGGAAAGCCATTTAATCCGTTACTGGGGGAGACTTTTGAACTCACAAG agaggAAGATGGCTACCGATTAATCTCAGAGCAGGTGAGCCACCACCCTCCCGTCAGTGCCTTCCATGCAGAGTCCCTGAAGCAAGAATTTGCATTCCATGGATCAGTCTACCCCAAACTCACATTCTGGGGCAAAAGTGTGGAGGCCGTACCAAAAGGCACCATGACGCTGGAGTTATTCAA ACATAAAGAAGCATACACATGGACCAATCCAATGTGCTGCGTGCATAACGTTATCATAGGAAAGATTTGGATCGAGCAGTACGGAACAGTGGAGATTGTAAACCACAG CACAGGAGAAAAGTGTGTGTTGAACTTCAAACCAGGTGGAATGTTTGGGAAAGAGCTGCACAAAGTGGAGGGACACATACAAGACAGCAG GAAGAAGAAACGCCGCGTGATTTATGGCAAGTGGACCGAGTGTATGTACAGCGTGGAGCCCAAGGTTTATGAGGCATATAAGAAGTCTGATAAAAAGGCGGGAGCAGACTCAAAAAAGCTGAAGCAG gaACATAGTAGTGAAGATAAGAATGCAGTTCAAGAGACTGTGACTGTGATACCAGGAAGTGCCTTACTCTGGAGGATATCGCCACGGCCTGCTCACTCGGCACAG ATGTACAACTTTACCAACTTTGCCGTGACGCTGAACGAGCTGGAGCCCGGCATGGAGCGACTATTGGCGCCGACCGACTGCCGACAGAGGCCCGACATCAGAGCCATGGAGAGAGGAGACATAG ACATGGCAAGTGCAGAGAAAGAGCGCCTCGAGGAGAAACAGAGGACCGCACGCAGAGAGCGATCCAAGGATGAGGAGGAATGGTCGACCAG GTGGTTCCAGCTCGGAGCCAACCCTCACACTGGCGCAGAGGATTGGCTATACAAGGGTGGATACTTTGACAGGAACTTTGACGACTGTCCCGACATTTATTGA
- the adrm1 gene encoding proteasomal ubiquitin receptor ADRM1 isoform X1: MASGALFPSMVSGTRGSSSKYLVEFRAGKMTMKGSTVTPDKRKGQVYIQQTDDSLIHFCWKDRTTGNVDDDLIIFPDDCEFKRVSQCTTGRVYVLKFKAGSKRLFFWMQEAKTDKDEEYCRKVNEYLNNPPMPGALGSGSSGGHDLSALGGEGGLQSLLGNMSHNQLMQLIGPAGLGGIGGLGALAGPGLANLLGSSSSSSSSVPAASNSSTSQSTVVTPTSTSATSRLGSSQTSTVPVNPSAATAASPPASTPPTPTPAASSLAAAAGAAASNPTQPIQLRDLQSILATMNVPAGGTGVDLATALTPEVMAPILANPEVQQRLLPFLPSGESLLQSTDELHNTLSSPQFQQAMSMFSSALASGQLGPLMNQFGLPTEAVDAANNGDLEAFAKAMETETKSEQDGDSKDKKDDDEDMSLD; encoded by the exons aTGGCTTCTGGAGCTTTGTTCCCCAGCATGGTATCTGGCACTCGTGGCTCCTCCAGCAAGTACCTGGTGGAGTTTCGAGCTGGTAAGATGACCATGAAGGGCAGCACGGTGACGCCCGACAAGCGCAAAGGTCAAGTCTACATCCAGCAGACGGACGACTCCCTCATCCATTTCTGCTGGAAGGATCGCACCACCGGCAATGTGGACGAT GACCTGATCATCTTCCCCGATGACTGCGAATTCAAACGGGTCAGCCAGTGCACCACCGGACGTGTCTATGTGCTAAAGTTCAAAGCTGGCTCCAAAAGACTTTTCTTCTGGATGCAG GAGGCTAAGACTGACAAGGATGAGGAGTACTGTCGCAAAGTGAACGAGTATCTCAACAACCCGCCCATGcctggcgcactgggtagcggCAGCAGTGGAGGACATGATCTGTCCGCTCTTGGAG GCGAGGGTGGTCTGCAGAGCCTTCTGGGTAATATGAGCCACAACCAGCTCATGCAACTGATCGGACCAGCCGGACTCGGCGGCATCG GCGGTCTTGGCGCACTCGCCGGCCCAGGGTTAGCTAACCTCTTGggcagcagtagcagcagcagcagtagcgtTCCAGCTGCCAGCAACTCCTCCACGAG CCAATCTACTGTGGTCACGCCCACCTCGACCTCCGCCACCAGTCGCCTCGGCTCCTCTCAGACATCTACCGTGCCTGTCAACCCGTCCGCCGCCACTGCAGCCTCCCCGCCTGCGAGCACCCCGCCCACGCCCACACCTGCTGCGTCGTCCTTGGCTGCAGCGGCGGGGGCTGCAGCAAGTAACCCCACGCAGCCCATCCAGCTGAGAGACCTGCAGAGCATCCTGGCGACCATGAATGTGCCTGCCGGTGGCACAGGAG TGGACCTAGCTACTGCCCTGACTCCAGAGGTGATGGCTCCTATCCTGGCCAACCCTGAGGTGCAGCAGAGGCTTCTTCCTTTCCTCCCCAGTGGGGAGTCACTGCTCCAGAGCACAGACGAGCTCCACAACACGCTCAGCTCACCGCAGTTTCAGCAG GCCATGAGCATGTTTAGCAGTGCTCTGGCATCAGGGCAGTTGGGGCCACTGATGAACCAGTTCGGGTTACCCACAGAGGCTGTGGATGCTGCCAACAATGGAG ATCTGGAAGCATTTGCAAAAGCAATGGAGACAGAAACAAAGTCCGAGCAGGACGGAGACTCCAAAGACAAAAAGGATGACGATGAGGACATGAgcttggattaa